From the Phyllostomus discolor isolate MPI-MPIP mPhyDis1 chromosome 7, mPhyDis1.pri.v3, whole genome shotgun sequence genome, one window contains:
- the KIAA1143 gene encoding uncharacterized protein KIAA1143 homolog, producing the protein MSKRNQVSYVRPAEPAFLARFKERVGYREGPTVETKRIQPQLPDEDGDHSDKEDEQPQVVVLKKGDLSAEEVMKIKAEIKAAKADEEPASADGRIMYRKPVKRSPDEKYSGLTASSKKKKTSEDEINKQEPVKKNSQKQIKNSSLLSFDSDDEN; encoded by the exons ATGAGCAAGCGGAACCAGGTGTCCTACGTGCGGCCCGCCGAGCCGGCGTTCCTGGCCCGCTTCAAGGAGCGCGTCGGCTACAGGGAAGGGCCCACCGTGGAGACCAAG AGGATCCAGCCTCAGCTCCCAGATGAAGATGGTGACCACAGTGACAAAGAAGATGAACAGCCTCAAGTGGTGGTTTTAAAAAAGGGAGACCTGTCAGCTGAAGAAGTCatgaaaattaaagcagaaataaaggcTGCCAAAGCAG ATGAAGAACCAGCTTCAGCTGATGGAAGAATCATGTATCGAAAACCAGTCAAGCGTTCCCCAGATGAAAAGTACTCAGGTTTAACAGCaagctcaaaaaagaaaaagacaagcgAAGATGAAATAAATAAGCAGGAACCAGttaaaaagaactcacaaaagCAAATCAAAAACAGTAGCCTCCTTTCTTTTGACAGTGACGATGAAAATTAA
- the ZNF502 gene encoding zinc finger protein 502, which yields MQGTEEREIGREVCPGWVNKPAPGQDVSEIDSPETVGKRLQGDESQHSAFDDKYARESMKENSPRGVPEPRLFQEGGFRGRTFSHKEASPEMISQEYNFEKRLLLTSSLVTHLRVSTEESLHQWETSSVHPSEISDQSKRSTLSTRKRSWQCDDCGRQFTQRSSLTQHQRTHTGERPYACEECGKAFSRSSFLVQHQRIHTGVKPYSCEQCSKTFRCRSFLTQHQRIHTGEKPYKCSECGNSFRNHSHLTEHQRIHTGEKPYKCNRCGKSFNQNTHLIHHQRIHTGEKPYLCNECGSSFRKHSNLTQHQRIHTGEKPHKCDECGKTFQTKANLSQHQRIHTGEKPYTCKECGKAFCQSPSLIKHLRIHTGEKPYKCKECGKAFTQSTPLTKHQRIHTGERPYKCSECGKAFIQSICLTRHQRSHTGEKPYKCNECGKGFNQNTCLTQHMRIHTGEKPYECQECGKAFAHSSSLTEHHRTHTGEKLYKCSECEKTFRKYAHLSEHYRIHTGEKPYECIECGKFFRHSSVLFRHQKLHSGE from the exons ATGCAAGGaactgaagagagagagattggaagAGAGGTCTGTCCAG gttgggTGAACAAGCCTGCTCCAGGACAGGATGTTTCTGAAATTGATTCACCAGAGACGGTGGGAAAGAGACTCCAAGGGGATGAATCCCAGCATTCTGCATTTGATGACAAATACGCACGTGAGAGCATGAAGGAAAACTCTCCCAGGGGCGTTCCTGAGCCACGCCTTTTTCAGGAAGGAGGTTTTAGGGGAAGAACTTTCAGCCACAAGGAAGCATCTCCTGAAATGATTAGCCAAGAATATAATTTTGAGAAAAGGTTGCTTTTGACCTCAAGCCTTGTTACACATCTCAGGGTTTCTACAGAAGAGAGTTTACATCAGTGGGAGACAAGTAGCGTACACCCCAGTGAGATTTCAGACCAAAGTAAACGCTCAACCCTGTCCACACGGAAAAGGTCTTGGCAGTGTGATGACTGTGGCAGACAGTTCACTCAGCGCTCATCCCTGACCCAGCATCAGAGAACCCATACTGGAGAGAGACCCTACGCGTGTGaggagtgtgggaaagccttcagtcGCAGTTCATTCCTCGTTCAGCACCAGAGAATCCACACTGGGGTGAAACCGTACAGCTGTGAGCAGTGCTCGAAAACGTTTCGATGCCGCTCATTTCTTACCCAGCATCAGAGAATACACAccggagagaaaccttataaatgTAGCGAATGTGGGAATTCCTTCCGCAATCATTCACATCTCACCGAGCACCAGCgaatccacactggggagaaacctTATAAGTGTAATAGGTGTGGGAAGTCATTCAATCAGAACACACACCTCATTCATCATCAGAGGatccacactggggagaaacctTACTTATGCAATGAGTGTGGCTCCTCTTTTCGCAAACACTCAAATCTCACACAGCATCAGAGGATTCACACGGGGGAGAAACCCCACAAGTGTGATGAATGTGGGAAAACCTTCCAAACAAAGGCAAACCTCTCtcaacatcagagaattcatactggagagaagccctatacATGTAAGGAGTGTGGCAAAGCTTTTTGTCAGAGTCCATCCCTTATCAAACACCTGCggattcatactggagagaaaccttataaatgtaaggaatgtggcAAAGCTTTTACTCAGAGCACCCCACTCactaaacatcagagaattcacacaggGGAGAGACCCTACAAATGCAGTGAGTGTGGCAAAGCCTTCATTCAGAGCATTTGCCTTACTCGGCATCAGAGAagtcacactggagaaaaaccctACAAATGCAATGAGTGCGGGAAGGGCTTCAATCAGAATACCTGCCTCACTCAGCATatgagaattcatactggagagaagccctatgaatgtcAAGAATGTGGGAAGGCCTTTGCTCATAGCTCATCTCTTACTGAACATCACAGGACTCACACTGGTGAGAAACTCTATAAGTGTAGCGAGTGCGAGAAAACCTTCCGCAAGTACGCACACCTCAGTGAACATTACAGGATTCACACTGGCGAGAAGCCTTACGAATGCATTGAATGTGGAAAATTCTTCAGACACAGTTCAGTCCTTTTCAGACATCAAAAGCTCCACAGTGGTGAATGA